A stretch of Hydractinia symbiolongicarpus strain clone_291-10 chromosome 9, HSymV2.1, whole genome shotgun sequence DNA encodes these proteins:
- the LOC130657643 gene encoding uncharacterized protein LOC130657643, whose translation MSTNGEKRKSYSHESLVKALACVKNGKMNVTDAAKVFEIPRQTLKDKVSNKYKRDIRGQPTRLTTDEETYIVRYIDFMAKRGHPLSISHIKDFAWFIAKESNRTSKFREDVGPTDSWWRGFKRRHSNCITLHKPDNKTKEKKLKVMTKSPTVTSEKLSNMIKDTNKLLKKKAKEKQERVKEKKKKTEVADSKKDTKSTYSHELVVDEESDSKTSISSSSEDEVDSFSSPSDDNSDA comes from the coding sequence ATGTCGACCAATGgggaaaaaagaaaatcgtACAGCCACGAATCACTTGTCAAGGCTTTAGCTTGTGTAAAGAATGGCAAAATGAATGTAACTGACGCTGCTAAGGTGTTTGAGATACCTCGTCAAACTCTAAAGGACAAAGTATCCAACAAATATAAACGGGATATTAGAGGTCAACCGACACGATTGACGACAGACGAAGAAACGTATATTGTCCGTTATATCGATTTTATGGCTAAACGTGGTCATCCCTTATCTATTTCGCATATCAAAGATTTTGCGTGGTTTATTGCCAAAGAAAGTAACCGCACAAGTAAATTTCGTGAAGATGTAGGTCCTACTGACAGTTGGTGGCGTGGGTTTAAACGAAGACATTCGAACTGCATCACCTTACACAAACCTGATaacaaaacaaaggaaaaaaaactaaaagtaaTGACAAAGAGTCCGACCGTAACATCTGAGAAGCTTAGTAACATGATAAAAGACACAAATAAGTTACTAAAGAAAAAGGCGAAAGAAAAACAAGAGCGagtcaaagaaaaaaagaaaaaaactgaaGTGGCTGATTctaaaaaagatacaaaatcaACATATTCGCATGAATTAGTGGTGGATGAGGAAAGTGATAGTAAGACTTCTATATCCTCTTCTTCCGAGGATGAAGTGGATTCTTTTTCGTCTCCTTCCGATGATAATAGTGACGCCtga
- the LOC130657633 gene encoding interaptin-like codes for MTKLSNSKLHNLNLVLDEEHYRLSSSNDEDDENTVTTDSPELAKNKINSSELIKETNALLKRRSSTLSLEEETPTSTMVSSSLTSCPTSILGTKHVKHALPVLQDLKPKKSVRFGMENNVTFEIQQPEFRSSIDSTDSESFDIECDQSIFGNIRDASSLLEDSDDDEDDDEEEDQDVNNNHPIEKDIKNLEKQKQKLIRENEELRNRHEREMKQLREEYQRRREDYYDELDEVQHEMDERRNKMNTGVGDHQDYENLKQKQDLYLKEKNDLEEKEKQIKKKKDDIAEQEKELQEYQQYLNRRHKSLNEKEEDLCILQDELEDLSDALSEKRAKLKEEEATLIMAPKGCNHDDEEIEQTRIELMDSLTKEKELRKQIAGRDKEIEKQNTEIKDLELEKNKLRTKIKHLESQLSLIVKPVHSHYHKRTSLRHMTGIPLNVTTGENISPPSTSSESIQGNKRDGMLSPTRDSPKKTLSSPPHVSNTSSLTIKNEISEGSPNHLYVSRNKTNVEDLELTDDSAGEPYYFEESEDMYSKDTTDKTKSSKSAISKTCLIM; via the exons ATGACCAAATTATCCAATTCAAAGTTACACAATCTCAATTTGGTATTG GATGAAGAGCATTACCGGCTGTCGTCTTCTAATGATGAGGATGATGAGAATACTGTAACAACAGATTCACCTGAgttagcaaaaaataaaataaattcctCTGAG TTAATCAAAGAAACAAATGCTCTTCTTAAGCGAAGATCATCAACTCTTAGTTTAGAAGAAGAGACACCAACTTCGACTATGGTTTCATCAAGCCTTACCAGTTGCCCTACAAGCATTCTAGGAACAAAACATGTGAAGCATGCATTACCTGTGTTACAAGATTTAAAA ccaAAAAAATCTGTCCGTTTCGGCATGGAAAATAACGTTACATTCGAAATTCAACAACCCGAGTTCAGATCTTCAATCGATAGCACAGATTCTGAAAGTTTCGACATAGAATGTGATCAAAGTATTTTTGGTAACATCAGAGATGCTAGCTCATTATTAGAAGACAGTGATGATGACGAAGATGATGATGAGGAGGAGGATCAGGATGTAAACAATAATCATCCA ATTGAGAAagacataaaaaatttagaaaaacaaaaacagaagtTGATCCGTGAAAATGAAGAACTGCGCAATCGACATGAAAGAGAG ATGAAACAACTACGTGAAGAATACCAGCGCCGAAGAGAAGATTACTATGATGAGTTAGACGAAGTTCAACATGAAATGGATGAACGAAG AAACAAAATGAACACAGGAGTTGGTGATCACCAGGATTACGAGAATTTAAAGCAAAAACAAGACTTATATTTGAAAGAAAAG aacgatttagaagaaaaagaaaaacagatcaaaaagaaaaaagatgacATTGCAGAACAAGAAAAAGAG TTGCAAGAATATCAACAATATTTAAATCGACGACATAAATCattaaatgaaaaagaagaagaccTTTGTATTCTACAAGAT gaacTGGAAGATTTATCGGATGCATTATCAGAAAAGCGAGcaaaattaaaagaagaagaagcaaCACTCATTATGGCTCCCAAAGG ATGCAACCATGACGACGAAGAAATTGAACAAACACGCATCGAGTTGATGGACTCACTTACTAAGGAAAAAGAGCTACGAAAACAAATTGCAGGAAGGgataaagaaattgaaaaacaaaacactgAA ATAAAAGATTTAGAATTGGAGAAAAATAAATTACgaactaaaataaaacatttagaGTCGCAACTTTCTTTGATTGTCAAACCCGTTCATTCACATTACCATAAAAGGACTAGTCTCCGTCACATGACCGGGATACCGCTAAATGTCACAACGGGGGAGAACATATCTCCGCCTAGCACTTCATCTGAGTCAATACAAGGTAACAAAAGAGATGGTATGTTATCCCCTACTCGTGATTCGCCTAAGAAAACTTTATCTTCCCCGCCGCACGTTTCGAACACTTCATCGTTGacgataaaaaatgaaatctctGAAGGTAGCCCTAATCATTTGTATGTTTCACGGAATAAAACCAACGTCGAGGATTTAGAGTTAACAGACGATAGCGCGGGAGAGCCGTATTATTTCGAAGAATCAGAAGACATGTATTCCAAAGATACGACGGATAAAACGAAAAGTTCAAAATCTGCAATAAGCAAGACGTGCCTCATCATGTGA